From a single Lewinella sp. LCG006 genomic region:
- a CDS encoding acyl-CoA dehydrogenase family protein, which produces MATNNNGTVSPTIEKKAREDRFQFHDHYLVDDLLDEDHRMARAAVRDWVKQEVSPIIEEYTERGECPTHLYKGLAEIGAFGPSIPAEYGGGGMDEIAYGVIMQELERGDSGIRSMASVQGSLVMYPIYRFGSEEQKRKYLPKLGSGEFIGCFGLTEPDHGSNPDGMVTNIKDDGDAYILNGAKMWITNSPLADIAVVWAKDEEGIIRGLIVEKGMEGFSAPQIHGKWSLRASITGELVFEDVRVPKANVLPHVQGLKGPLSCLSKARYGIAWGAIGAALDCYDSALRYSMERVQFGKPIAGFQLTQKKLAEMLTEITKAQLLAWRLGTLANKGQATPAQISMAKRNNVAMALDVAREARQIHGGMGITNEYPVMRHMMNLETVLTYEGTHDIHLLITGMAVTGINAFK; this is translated from the coding sequence ATGGCAACGAACAATAACGGGACTGTTTCTCCGACCATCGAAAAGAAAGCACGGGAAGACCGCTTCCAGTTTCACGATCACTACCTGGTGGATGATCTCCTCGACGAGGATCACCGCATGGCACGCGCCGCAGTACGTGATTGGGTAAAGCAAGAGGTTTCTCCGATTATTGAAGAATACACTGAACGTGGCGAATGTCCTACACACCTTTATAAAGGCCTCGCTGAAATCGGTGCTTTTGGACCAAGTATCCCTGCAGAATATGGCGGTGGTGGCATGGACGAAATTGCCTACGGCGTAATCATGCAAGAACTGGAGCGAGGCGATTCGGGCATCCGCTCTATGGCTTCCGTCCAGGGTTCTTTGGTCATGTATCCGATTTATCGCTTTGGTTCAGAGGAGCAAAAGCGCAAATACCTGCCCAAATTAGGCAGTGGTGAATTTATTGGCTGCTTTGGCCTGACGGAACCGGACCACGGCTCTAACCCCGACGGAATGGTCACCAACATCAAAGATGATGGTGATGCCTATATCCTGAACGGTGCCAAAATGTGGATCACCAACTCTCCGCTGGCCGACATCGCTGTGGTTTGGGCCAAAGATGAAGAAGGCATTATCCGTGGTTTGATCGTAGAAAAAGGCATGGAAGGCTTTTCAGCGCCACAAATTCATGGCAAGTGGTCGCTACGTGCCAGCATCACGGGCGAGCTGGTATTTGAAGACGTACGCGTACCTAAAGCGAATGTGTTGCCACACGTACAAGGACTGAAAGGCCCACTTTCGTGCCTGAGCAAAGCCCGCTACGGAATTGCCTGGGGTGCGATTGGAGCTGCGCTTGATTGCTATGATTCGGCCCTGCGTTACAGTATGGAACGGGTACAGTTTGGCAAACCTATTGCTGGCTTCCAACTCACGCAGAAGAAATTGGCGGAAATGCTGACCGAAATCACCAAAGCTCAGCTGCTAGCCTGGCGCCTGGGAACCTTGGCCAACAAAGGCCAGGCAACGCCTGCACAGATCAGTATGGCCAAGCGCAACAACGTAGCCATGGCACTGGACGTAGCGCGTGAAGCTCGTCAAATCCATGGCGGCATGGGCATCACCAACGAATACCCCGTCATGCGGCACATGATGAACCTTGAAACAGTACTGACGTACGAAGGTACCCACGACATTCACCTCCTGATTACAGGAATGGCGGTAACGGGGATCAACGCCTTTAAGTAA
- a CDS encoding HD domain-containing protein, whose product MKAHKIFNDPVYGFIQVPYGTLFDLVEHPFFQRLRRIKQLSLTHYVYPGALHTRFHHALGALHLMRQTIATLRAKDIVISPEESEAVQIAILLHDIGHGPFSHTLEHTLIKVHHEELSLLFMEKLNEEFNGELALAMEIFKGSYHQPFLAQLVSSQLDMDRMDYLNRDSYFTGVSEGVIGYHRIIKMLTVHEGELVVEEKGIYSIERFLTARRLMYWQVYLHKTVLAAELMLIKIMERAKELIRTGHKLPAPSVLCYFLEHRDLSSADFYAKRDELLQVFSRLDDTDIAAAVKEWQDNPDPTLSFLARGLANRRLFRLEFSYEPFTKEYVDNIRKRVSETPGLPPAAGEQLVIEGKETNAAYSASHDEIRILMKSGKVLPMSELSDSTVSPRMFTKYYLCYPKI is encoded by the coding sequence ATGAAGGCGCACAAAATTTTCAATGATCCTGTTTACGGTTTTATTCAGGTTCCTTACGGGACTTTGTTTGATCTTGTAGAACATCCTTTTTTTCAGCGATTGCGCCGTATCAAGCAACTCAGTCTTACGCATTATGTTTATCCCGGAGCGCTACACACCCGCTTTCACCACGCGCTAGGTGCGCTGCACTTGATGCGCCAAACCATTGCCACCCTTAGAGCTAAAGACATTGTGATCAGCCCGGAGGAATCCGAAGCCGTACAGATTGCCATTTTGTTGCATGACATTGGCCACGGCCCTTTTTCGCATACCCTGGAACACACGTTGATTAAAGTGCATCACGAAGAGCTGTCCTTACTTTTCATGGAGAAGCTCAATGAGGAGTTTAATGGTGAGTTGGCTTTAGCCATGGAGATTTTTAAAGGAAGTTATCACCAACCATTCCTGGCACAGCTCGTTTCCAGCCAACTGGACATGGACCGAATGGATTACCTCAACCGCGACAGCTACTTTACGGGGGTTAGTGAGGGCGTCATTGGTTATCACCGGATCATCAAGATGCTCACGGTTCACGAAGGAGAACTGGTTGTAGAAGAAAAAGGCATTTACTCCATTGAGCGTTTCCTTACGGCCCGCCGCCTGATGTACTGGCAAGTCTATTTGCACAAAACGGTACTGGCTGCCGAGCTGATGCTTATCAAGATCATGGAACGCGCCAAGGAGCTGATTCGCACGGGGCACAAGCTTCCAGCGCCCTCCGTACTTTGCTACTTCCTGGAGCACCGCGACCTTTCCAGTGCTGATTTCTACGCCAAGCGTGACGAACTCCTACAAGTTTTTTCCCGACTCGACGATACCGACATTGCGGCGGCCGTAAAGGAATGGCAGGATAATCCAGACCCTACCCTATCGTTTTTGGCCCGTGGTTTGGCCAACCGGCGGCTTTTCCGTCTGGAGTTCAGCTACGAACCTTTTACCAAAGAATACGTAGACAATATCCGCAAAAGGGTCAGCGAGACGCCAGGACTCCCTCCTGCAGCTGGCGAACAACTTGTCATTGAGGGCAAAGAGACCAATGCTGCCTATTCCGCTTCTCACGACGAGATCCGTATCCTGATGAAGTCGGGGAAGGTTTTGCCCATGTCCGAATTGTCCGACAGTACCGTTTCCCCCAGGATGTTTACCAAATATTACCTCTGCTACCCCAAAATCTAG
- a CDS encoding 3-phosphoshikimate 1-carboxyvinyltransferase, with the protein MDVLHISKPDRHLKGEVQLAGSKSISNRALIIQALCTGPFEIKRLANAKDTITLQALLTSEEELLDVGAAGTTFRFLTAFLASRPGTQILTGSERMKQRPIGVLVEALRSLGAQIAYVEAEGYPPLRIGHQAGFGEDAQLRIPASTSSQYITALLLLGPTLPQGIRLELEGKIVSRPYIEMTLGLMRHFGVQHTWEGNVIRVAPQAYQANDFTVEADWSAASYYYSLAALSDSCELQLHGLFADSFQGDAVLQEMYKAFGVATEFNETGLRLTKAAGTAAPPLFEYDFISCPDIAQTLAVTCAGLGTQGLFTGLETLRIKETDRIAALKNELSKVNSFFSPLPARFSKNSQKEYFMLEGKAAWTEAPTFATYEDHRMAMAFAPLAMYAPVAIAEPDVVAKSYPDFWKDLESLGFEGDPAFF; encoded by the coding sequence ATGGACGTTCTACATATCTCCAAGCCGGACCGGCACCTAAAGGGTGAAGTTCAATTGGCTGGTTCTAAGAGTATTAGTAATCGGGCTTTAATTATCCAGGCGCTTTGTACAGGCCCATTTGAGATCAAACGCCTGGCGAATGCCAAGGATACCATAACCCTTCAGGCTTTGCTGACGAGCGAGGAGGAATTGCTGGATGTAGGCGCAGCGGGAACCACTTTTCGCTTCCTGACGGCTTTTCTCGCCAGTAGGCCTGGTACTCAAATCCTGACGGGCTCAGAACGGATGAAGCAGCGGCCTATCGGTGTTTTGGTGGAAGCCTTACGATCACTTGGTGCTCAGATAGCATATGTAGAAGCGGAAGGTTATCCCCCTTTACGCATTGGTCATCAAGCAGGGTTTGGTGAAGATGCGCAGTTGCGTATTCCCGCAAGCACCAGCAGCCAGTACATTACGGCGTTACTTCTATTGGGACCAACATTGCCACAGGGGATAAGGCTGGAATTGGAAGGCAAGATCGTCTCGCGTCCTTATATCGAAATGACGCTAGGTTTGATGAGGCACTTCGGCGTGCAGCACACTTGGGAGGGCAATGTTATTCGAGTCGCTCCTCAGGCTTACCAAGCCAATGACTTTACCGTTGAAGCAGATTGGTCAGCGGCGAGTTATTACTATAGTCTGGCTGCTTTGAGCGATAGTTGTGAGTTACAGTTGCATGGTTTATTTGCAGATAGCTTCCAAGGTGATGCTGTTTTACAAGAAATGTATAAGGCCTTTGGAGTGGCGACGGAATTTAATGAGACAGGCCTACGGCTGACCAAGGCCGCGGGTACGGCAGCTCCGCCTCTTTTCGAATACGATTTTATCTCCTGCCCAGATATAGCGCAAACCCTGGCGGTGACTTGTGCTGGGCTAGGAACGCAAGGTTTGTTTACGGGGTTGGAAACGCTGAGGATCAAAGAAACAGATCGTATTGCAGCCCTGAAAAATGAGCTGAGCAAGGTCAATTCCTTTTTTAGCCCTTTACCGGCAAGGTTCTCCAAAAATTCCCAAAAAGAATATTTCATGCTCGAAGGCAAAGCAGCATGGACGGAAGCCCCCACTTTTGCGACCTATGAAGATCATCGCATGGCCATGGCTTTTGCCCCTTTAGCAATGTATGCCCCGGTAGCCATTGCGGAACCTGATGTGGTAGCAAAATCTTATCCCGATTTTTGGAAAGACCTGGAAAGTTTGGGGTTTGAGGGTGACCCAGCGTTTTTTTAG
- a CDS encoding PhoH family protein, with product MSEIILQVDGVDPLALFGQKNINLALVRDAIPEVTITSRGSNVKIKGEKKFTQKAKSRIELMVRLLKEHHELTEQTVKDLLKGENPFDSKLGSGKGTKTILHGRTGKPIKAKTINQQILVDCAEINDVVFAVGPAGTGKTYTAVALAVKALKNKAVKKIILTRPAVEAGESLGFLPGDLKEKIDPYLRPLYDALDDMIPPETLTKFMETRVIEIAPLAYMRGRTLDNAFIILDEAQNCSTAQIKMFLTRLGPSAKCIITGDLSQVDLPFSQKSGLRQAIDLLTRIDGIGLVRLTADDVVRHRLVKEIIRAYEKESERQRLWREGNREEE from the coding sequence TTGAGCGAAATTATCCTGCAAGTGGATGGAGTAGATCCACTGGCCCTTTTTGGTCAAAAAAATATTAATCTAGCCTTAGTACGCGATGCTATCCCTGAAGTAACGATCACCAGCCGGGGCAGCAACGTTAAGATCAAAGGAGAAAAGAAATTCACGCAAAAAGCCAAGAGTCGTATCGAACTCATGGTTCGCCTCCTCAAAGAGCATCACGAACTTACCGAACAGACCGTCAAAGATTTATTGAAAGGAGAAAATCCTTTCGACAGCAAACTTGGCAGTGGTAAAGGCACTAAAACGATCTTGCACGGGCGTACCGGTAAACCCATCAAGGCCAAAACGATCAATCAGCAGATTCTGGTCGATTGTGCGGAGATCAATGACGTGGTTTTTGCGGTTGGCCCTGCGGGAACGGGTAAAACCTACACCGCCGTTGCACTGGCCGTTAAAGCATTAAAAAACAAGGCGGTCAAGAAAATCATCCTCACTCGCCCTGCTGTAGAAGCTGGGGAGAGCCTGGGTTTCTTGCCAGGTGATTTGAAGGAAAAAATTGACCCTTACCTGCGTCCATTATACGATGCGTTGGATGACATGATCCCGCCTGAAACATTGACGAAGTTCATGGAAACCCGGGTGATTGAGATTGCTCCTTTGGCTTATATGCGTGGACGAACGCTGGACAATGCCTTTATCATTCTGGATGAAGCACAAAACTGTTCAACGGCCCAGATCAAGATGTTTCTTACCCGCTTGGGCCCATCGGCCAAGTGTATCATCACCGGAGACTTGTCGCAGGTCGATCTGCCTTTTAGCCAAAAGTCAGGTTTGCGCCAAGCCATTGATCTCCTTACGCGGATTGATGGTATAGGATTGGTACGGTTAACGGCTGATGATGTGGTACGGCACCGTCTGGTAAAAGAAATCATCAGGGCCTACGAGAAGGAAAGCGAACGCCAGCGGTTGTGGCGAGAGGGTAACCGGGAAGAGGAGTAG
- a CDS encoding OmpA family protein, whose product MKFVWPLAMSLLLFILFAPATAEAQGKAISLDNPSFEDMPRHSMTPRYWSNCGSPDESPPDIQPELTFQVSKPAYAGATYLGMVVRDNDTWEAVGQLLSEPLQLGDCYSFSIKLARSLSYYSVSREKNVPANYIKPVKLRIWGGFGTCDKRELLDESPLVSNPDWKEFEFKFEPGASYTHIVLEAFYQTPSLFPYNGNLLLDDASMIEPLPCSQEIAEGPQDPEPTNQPLASVTPRSPDPVVTRVVTEPKNTPTNNQEASSTSLAGVKRSEMTAGKTITLDDIQFEADSSRIIPASLPALEELRNFLANNSDVIIEVGGHTNGWADARYAETLSTARAKSVADYLVRKGIPRSRVRYKGYGKEVPIDTNETAAGRKRNQRVEIKILDVR is encoded by the coding sequence ATGAAATTTGTTTGGCCATTAGCTATGAGTCTGCTACTGTTTATCCTTTTTGCCCCTGCTACTGCAGAGGCTCAGGGAAAAGCTATTAGTCTGGACAACCCTTCTTTTGAAGATATGCCCCGCCACAGTATGACACCCCGTTACTGGAGCAACTGTGGATCTCCCGACGAATCACCTCCAGATATCCAACCCGAACTCACTTTCCAAGTTAGCAAACCCGCTTATGCTGGTGCTACCTACTTGGGTATGGTTGTGCGGGATAACGATACCTGGGAAGCGGTGGGGCAATTACTGAGCGAGCCGCTCCAACTTGGAGACTGTTATTCTTTCAGTATCAAACTGGCTCGCTCCTTGTCGTACTACAGTGTAAGCCGAGAGAAGAATGTACCCGCCAATTATATCAAACCCGTAAAACTGCGGATTTGGGGTGGCTTCGGTACTTGTGACAAACGCGAATTGCTGGATGAGTCTCCGCTGGTGAGTAATCCAGACTGGAAAGAATTCGAGTTTAAATTCGAACCAGGAGCTAGTTATACCCACATTGTACTTGAAGCGTTTTACCAGACGCCTTCCCTCTTCCCTTACAATGGCAACCTGCTTCTCGACGATGCTTCGATGATTGAGCCGCTTCCCTGTTCGCAGGAAATAGCAGAAGGCCCTCAGGATCCTGAACCAACCAACCAACCCCTGGCCAGTGTGACCCCCAGGTCGCCCGATCCAGTGGTTACGCGAGTTGTAACAGAGCCTAAAAATACTCCCACCAACAACCAGGAGGCTTCCAGTACGAGCCTGGCAGGGGTGAAACGTTCAGAAATGACGGCTGGAAAGACGATTACCCTCGACGATATTCAGTTTGAGGCTGATAGCTCCAGGATTATTCCTGCCTCCTTGCCTGCACTCGAAGAATTGCGCAACTTCCTGGCCAACAATAGCGATGTTATCATCGAAGTGGGTGGCCATACCAATGGTTGGGCCGATGCCCGCTATGCTGAAACGCTTTCTACGGCACGGGCAAAATCAGTGGCAGATTATCTGGTAAGGAAAGGCATACCACGCAGTCGGGTGCGCTACAAAGGCTACGGTAAAGAAGTACCTATTGATACCAATGAAACGGCTGCGGGACGAAAACGCAACCAACGGGTAGAGATAAAAATTCTGGATGTGCGCTGA
- a CDS encoding GDCCVxC domain-containing (seleno)protein codes for MDTAINLESTITCPTCGHRKEETMPTDACQFFYQCDNCQTVLKPKPGDCCVYCSYGTVPCPPIQTGEKGDCCAN; via the coding sequence ATGGATACAGCAATTAATTTGGAATCGACCATTACCTGTCCTACATGTGGCCACCGCAAAGAGGAGACCATGCCTACTGACGCCTGTCAGTTCTTTTATCAATGTGACAACTGCCAAACGGTACTTAAGCCCAAACCCGGTGATTGTTGTGTCTACTGCTCCTACGGAACCGTCCCTTGTCCGCCTATACAGACAGGAGAAAAAGGGGATTGCTGCGCAAATTAG